A single region of the Fusobacterium sp. DD2 genome encodes:
- a CDS encoding MBL fold metallo-hydrolase, with protein sequence MNIQIFYLGSLMTNCYLVWDDSKEAYLFDCGGENFDRLETFIKANGLKLKYMVLTHGHGDHIAGLNKIKEKYPDAQVYIGEEDKDFLYRSDLSLIAYITGEDFCYAGDYITVKEGDKIGKFEVIDTPGHTIGSKCFYCPEAKLLISGDTMFRRSFGRYDLPTSSGDDMYHSLNKLCTLPEDTKVYSGHSEQTTIGEEKEFLHMQGIVD encoded by the coding sequence ATGAATATACAGATTTTTTATTTAGGAAGCCTTATGACTAACTGTTACCTTGTATGGGATGACAGTAAAGAGGCATACCTTTTCGATTGTGGTGGAGAAAACTTCGATAGACTTGAGACTTTTATTAAGGCCAATGGTTTAAAGTTAAAATATATGGTACTTACTCATGGGCATGGAGATCATATTGCAGGTCTTAATAAGATAAAAGAAAAATATCCAGATGCTCAGGTATATATAGGAGAAGAGGATAAAGATTTCTTATACAGAAGTGATTTAAGTCTAATTGCTTATATAACTGGAGAGGATTTCTGTTATGCAGGAGATTATATCACTGTTAAAGAAGGAGATAAAATAGGCAAATTTGAAGTAATTGACACTCCAGGTCACACAATAGGATCAAAATGTTTCTATTGTCCAGAAGCTAAACTTCTTATCTCTGGAGATACAATGTTCAGAAGAAGCTTTGGAAGATATGACCTTCCAACAAGTAGTGGAGATGACATGTATCACAGTTTAAATAAACTTTGTACTCTTCCAGAGGATACAAAGGTATATAGTGGTCACAGTGAGCAGACAACTATTGGAGAAGAAAAAGAATTTCTACATATGCAAGGAATAGTAGATTAA
- the ruvC gene encoding crossover junction endodeoxyribonuclease RuvC — MRVLGIDPGTAIVGFSVLDFERNKVKVMDYGCIFTDKDMQMEDRLCKIYTELTEIIKKYEPTDMAVEELFYFKNNKTVISVGQARGVIVLCGRLNNLNVHNYTPLQVKIGITGYGRAEKKQIQLMVTRILNLEEIPKPDDAADALAVAITHINTARSGAFPRELAGTISKKGLKKEKLTAQEYRKLILNR, encoded by the coding sequence ATGAGAGTACTAGGGATTGACCCAGGAACTGCTATTGTTGGTTTTTCAGTTTTAGATTTTGAAAGAAATAAAGTTAAGGTTATGGATTATGGTTGTATCTTTACTGATAAAGATATGCAGATGGAAGATAGGCTCTGTAAAATATATACTGAACTTACTGAAATTATTAAAAAATATGAGCCTACAGATATGGCTGTTGAAGAACTTTTCTATTTTAAAAATAATAAAACTGTTATATCAGTTGGTCAGGCTCGTGGAGTAATTGTCCTTTGTGGAAGGCTTAACAACCTCAATGTACATAACTATACCCCACTTCAAGTAAAAATCGGTATAACTGGTTATGGAAGAGCTGAAAAGAAACAGATACAGCTTATGGTAACAAGAATTTTAAATCTTGAAGAGATACCTAAACCAGATGATGCTGCTGACGCACTTGCTGTTGCTATTACACATATAAATACGGCAAGATCTGGAGCATTTCCAAGAGAACTTGCAGGTACAATTAGTAAAAAAGGATTAAAAAAAGAAAAACTAACTGCTCAAGAGTATAGAAAACTCATTTTAAACAGATAG
- a CDS encoding tRNA (cytidine(34)-2'-O)-methyltransferase: MNIVLYNPEIPYNTGNIGRTCVLTNSTLHLIKPLGFSLDEKQIKRAGLDYWHLVDLKIWESFEEFLEKNPGITLYYATTKTKQKYSDVKFKDSDFIMFGPESRGIPEDILHKNPERCITIPMIPMGRSLNLSNSAAIILYEALRQTNFDFDHSQVVSK, translated from the coding sequence TTGAATATTGTCTTATATAATCCTGAAATTCCATATAATACTGGAAATATTGGAAGAACATGTGTACTTACAAATTCAACACTTCACTTGATAAAACCACTTGGATTTTCTCTTGATGAAAAACAGATTAAAAGAGCAGGGCTTGATTATTGGCATCTTGTAGATCTTAAAATCTGGGAATCATTTGAAGAATTTTTAGAAAAAAATCCAGGAATAACACTTTACTATGCTACAACTAAAACAAAACAAAAATATAGCGATGTAAAATTTAAAGATTCAGATTTTATTATGTTTGGACCTGAATCAAGAGGTATACCTGAAGATATACTTCACAAAAATCCTGAAAGATGCATCACTATACCAATGATACCAATGGGAAGATCACTTAATCTGTCAAACTCTGCAGCTATAATACTGTACGAAGCTCTTAGACAGACAAATTTTGATTTTGACCACAGTCAAGTGGTAAGTAAATGA
- a CDS encoding FAD-dependent oxidoreductase, with the protein MGKDVLYDVVIVGGGPAGLTAAIYAGRSRLKTLVVEKEKMGSLYMAHKIDNYPGFPEGISGAELNELMKKQAARFGAEFVDATLFGFDPYDVEKVVKTDKGNFRCKNIIVATGTGKNFGKKIKGEKEFLGRGVSYCATCDGAFTKNRVVSLIGQGDELAEESLFLTKFAKTVQVFVTGETFNCSEELLTALKGNEKVKIYLGAKLSEIQGSEFVENLAITLDGEDKNFASDFVFLYLGTKNNAEMYGEFAKLDEFGNIITDEDLKMNIDGMYAAGDIRSQKVRQVTTAVADGTLAAMEVIKRSLKK; encoded by the coding sequence ATGGGAAAAGATGTATTATATGACGTAGTAATAGTAGGTGGAGGACCAGCAGGACTTACAGCTGCTATCTATGCAGGAAGATCAAGATTAAAAACTTTAGTAGTAGAGAAAGAAAAAATGGGAAGCCTTTATATGGCGCATAAAATAGATAACTATCCAGGATTTCCAGAAGGAATATCAGGAGCTGAATTAAATGAGCTTATGAAAAAACAGGCTGCAAGATTTGGTGCTGAATTTGTAGATGCGACTTTATTTGGATTTGATCCATATGACGTTGAAAAAGTTGTTAAAACAGATAAGGGAAATTTCAGATGTAAAAATATAATTGTTGCAACTGGAACTGGTAAAAACTTTGGAAAGAAAATAAAAGGAGAAAAGGAATTTTTAGGAAGAGGAGTATCATACTGTGCAACTTGTGATGGTGCTTTCACTAAAAATAGAGTAGTTTCACTAATTGGACAGGGAGATGAACTTGCTGAGGAATCACTTTTCCTTACTAAGTTTGCTAAAACTGTTCAAGTATTTGTTACTGGAGAAACTTTTAACTGCAGTGAAGAACTTTTAACTGCTTTAAAAGGAAATGAGAAAGTAAAGATATATCTAGGTGCAAAACTTTCTGAAATTCAGGGAAGTGAATTTGTAGAAAACCTTGCAATAACATTAGATGGTGAAGATAAAAACTTTGCAAGTGACTTTGTATTCCTATATCTTGGAACTAAAAATAATGCTGAGATGTATGGAGAATTTGCAAAACTTGATGAGTTTGGAAATATCATAACAGATGAAGATTTGAAAATGAACATAGATGGAATGTATGCAGCAGGAGATATAAGATCTCAAAAAGTTAGACAGGTTACTACAGCTGTAGCAGATGGAACACTTGCAGCTATGGAAGTAATCAAAAGAAGCCTTAAGAAATAA